From Anopheles darlingi chromosome 2, idAnoDarlMG_H_01, whole genome shotgun sequence, the proteins below share one genomic window:
- the LOC125951146 gene encoding uncharacterized protein LOC125951146, with amino-acid sequence MFQNHYEKPSMFTGTDMAFPGVGGGTFYKTTANNISNNNSWHYTDGAVVATIVPQDGLPMDSCSKDLLLVNANDTSYQQYATAQETIETQAMEQDAVQEDTETPKPPTVVTSPAVVPSRPMNAFLIFCKKHRRIVSEHFPKKENRYHTKVLGEWWKQLSKEEKEPYESLAREHKAELYEAGYRWSRQGLEVVVPSSDAQMNPVQTNGVDETTPEIRVPEESNDTDDGNMEAARSLLALYNSNNQEEEIPAQPMTEFKLADETQMGALSTLLTMGSGISAQQQPVTDGAANLAKGQTKQIVDNPCDMASDLVEPYQNMRQHYLSQTTRSDPSLANGGQSNGVVYSRAPRKVKGKLYEQYKQSQQLQAMQARRPSRSPPSSTVTTAEITPNFSTQTFVAPKSPTKIPQASGGVTRRETVPTAYEIARYGRAVQELDQKIKDLLPKRLEDYLAKKVVSKRNRLRHGSTNEKKPRATFLQRSNHQSALSAPVEVTAIPSFAAIEPVDFGEPPKISGCRKRKGLKEHIVRINSIQ; translated from the exons ATGTTTCAAAATCACTACGAGAAGCCCTCCATGTTTACCGGGACCGACATGGCCTTtcctggtgttggtggtgggacATTCTACAAAACTACAGCCAACAatatcagcaacaacaatagttGGCATTATACCGACGGCGCTGTGGTCGCTACCATCGTTCCACAAGATGGCCTCCCGATGGATTCATGCTCCAAAGATCTGCTGCTAGTCAATGCTAATGATACCTCGTACCAACAATACGCAACAGCACAGGAAACGATCGAGACACAGGCCATGGAACAAGATGCTGTCCAGGAGGACACAGAAACACCCAAACCACCAACTGTGGTCACGTCACCTGCCGTCGTTCCGTCACGACCCATGAATGCGTTCCTGATATTCTGCAAGAAGCATCGCCGGATTGTAAGCGAACACTTTCCGAAGAAGGAGAACCG ATATCACACGAAGGTGCTGGGAGAATGGTGGAAGCAGCTGAgcaaggaggaaaaggaaccTTATGAATCCCTGGCCCGTGAG CACAAGGCCGAGCTCTATGAGGCCGGATATCGTTGGTCCAGACAAGGATTGGAGGTAGTAGTTCCGTCATCGGATGCACAAATGAACCCAGTACAAACCAATGGTGTTGATGAGACAACACCGGAGATACGCGTACCTGAGGAAAGCAACGATACGGATGACGGAAACATGGAAGCGGCTAGATCGCTACTCGCCCtgtacaacagcaacaaccaagaGGAAGAAATACCAGCACAACCGATGACAGAGTTCAAGCTGGCCGACGAAACACAGATGGGGGCCTTGAGCACCTTGCTCACGATGGGCAGTGGGATCAGCGCCCAACAACAGCCGGTCACCG acGGCGCTGCCAATCTGGCGAAAGGACAAACCAAGCAAATCGTTGATAACCCCTGTGATATGGCAAGCGATCTGGTGGAACCGTATCAAAACATGCGGCAACATTATCTCTCCCAGACCACCCGATCGGATCCGTCATTGGCCAATGGTGGACAATCGAACGGAGTGGTCTACAGTCGTGCACCGCGCAAAGTAAAGGGTAAACTTTATGAACAGTACAAACAATCGCAGCAGCTACAGGCAATGCAAGCACGTAGACCGTCGCgatcaccaccgtcgtcgaccgTTACTACTGCGGAAATCACACCAAACTTTTCCACGCAGACCTTTGTTGCACCGAAAAGTCCCACTAAGATTCCACAAGCCTCTGGTGGCGTAACTCGCCGCGAAACAGTACCCACTGCTTACGAGATAGCCCGGTATGGGCGTGCGGTGCAGGAGTTGGACCAAAAAATTAAGGATCTGCTCCCGAAACGGTTGGAAGATTATCTTGCTAAGAAGGTTGTCAGCAAGCGAAACCGACTCCGTCACG GTTCGACAAATGAGAAGAAACCGAGGGCAACGTTCCTGCAGCGAAGCAACCATCAATCGGCACTGTCAGCTCCGGTCGAAGTGACCGCCATACCATCCTTTGCCGCCATCGAGCCTGTCGACTTTGGCGAACCGCCAAAGATTAGCGGTTGTCGCAAGCGGAAGGGGCTAAAGGAACACATCGTCCGTATCAACAGTATTCAGTAG